A genomic region of Phragmites australis chromosome 2, lpPhrAust1.1, whole genome shotgun sequence contains the following coding sequences:
- the LOC133909430 gene encoding dolichyl-diphosphooligosaccharide--protein glycosyltransferase subunit 2, with protein MAGRRPAPAALLLLLLLAATVAPLSAVSPVSDAHRSAAAELFAPSADGSFGDLEKTYEAVRTFQILGLEKYKSLTGKACKFAAEKLASPASSAAKDLFHAVRISGVLGCSVDAGVYDGVVARLNAVIKDTNSLLEFYYSVGGLLSIKEQGHNAALSDPESTFHAIKALSQSDGRWRYDTNSAESSTFAAGIALEALAGVVSLADAEVDPSMIGVVKNDIVKLFDTIKSYDDGTFYFDEKHVDATEYKGPITTSASVVRGVSSFASVTSGKLNIPGEKILGLAKFFLGIGLPGSAKDCFNQIESLSFLENNRVLVPLILSLPSKVFSLTSKDQLKVEVTTVFGSASPPLKVNLVRVLGSDSKVITSDNKELRFDLENNVHYLDIAPLKIDIGKYSVVFEILLQEREHETVYATGGRSTENVFITGPIKVDKGEIGISDNDAGAVESVQKLDLLKDTRVSLSANHLQKLRLSFQLTTPLGHTFKPHQVFLKLKHQSKVEHLFVVPGSARQFKIVLDFLGLVEKFYYLSGRYDLELAVGDAAMENSFLRALGQLELDLPEAPEKAPRPPAQAVDPFSKFGPKAEISHIFRAPEKRPPKELSLAFTILTLLPSIGFLIGLMRLGVNVKNFPSLPGPAAFASLFHAGIGAVLLLYVLFWVKLDLFTTLKYLGFLAVFLVFVGHRTLSYLSSASTKQKTA; from the exons ATGGCCGGGAGGCGCCCAGCCCCGgctgccctcctcctcctcctcctcctcgccgcgaCGGTCGCCCCCCTCTCCGCGGTCAGCCCGGTCTCCGACGCGCACAGATCCGCGGCTGCCGAGCTCTTCGCCCCCTCCGCCGACGGTTCCTTCGGCGA TTTGGAGAAGACCTATGAGGCGGTGAGGACGTTCCAGATACTGGGGTTGGAGAAGTACAAGAGTCTGACTGGGAAGGCGTGCAAGTTTGCCGCGGAGAAGCTGGCTTCCCCTGCTTCATCCGCCGCAAAAGATCTGTTCCACGCGGTCCGGATCAGCGGTGTACTAGGATGCAGTGTCGATGCCGGGGTCTATGAT GGTGTCGTGGCAAGGCTTAATGCAGTGATCAAGGACACCAACTCCCTGCTCGAATTCTACTATTCTGTGGGAGGGCTGCTTAGCATCAAG GAACAAGGCCACAATGCTGCTCTATCTGATCCTGAAAGCACATTTCATGCCATTAAG GCACTTAGCCAAAGTGACGGGAGATGGCGTTATGACACTAACAGTGCTGAATCTAGCACATTTGCTGCTG GTATCGCACTAGAAGCATTGGCGGGGGTTGTTTCACTGGCAGATGCTGAGGTTGATCCATCCATG ATAGGAGTGGTAAAAAATGACATTGTGAAGCTGTTTGACACCATCAAGAGCTACG ATGATGGGACCTTCTACTTTGATGAGAAGCATGTTGATGCTACCGAATACAAGGGCCCTATAACAACTTCTGCTTCAGTAGTACGGGGTGTCTCCTCTTTTGCAAGTGTTACTTCTGGGAAATTGAAT ATCCCTGGTGAGAAAATACTGGGCTTGGCAAAGTTCTTCCTTGGTATAGGGCTCCCAGGTAGCGCAAAGGATTGCTTTAATCAGATTGAGTCTTTGTCATTCCTGGAGAACAATAG GGTCCTCGTTCCTTTGATACTGTCACTTCCTTCCAAAGTATTTTCATTGACTTCCAAAGATCAGCTTAAG GTTGAAGTCACAACAGTCTTTGGATCTGCTTCACCTCCTCTCAAAGTGAATCTTGTACGAGTGCTGGGCTCAGACTCCAAAGTCATCACCAGTGATAACAAG GAACTTCGATTTGACCTTGAAAACAATGTTCATTACTTGGACATTGCCCCGCTCAAAATAGACATTGGGAAGTACTCGGTAGTTTTTGAG ATTTTACTTCAGGAGCGAGAGCATGAGACTGTTTATGCTACTGGAGGGAGAAGCACCGAGAATGTATTTATCACAGGACCGATCAAAGTTGACAAGGGAGAAATAGGAATTTCTGACAATGATGCTGGTGCTGTGGAGTCTGTCCAGAA GTTAGATCTTCTGAAAGATACAAGAGTGTCTCTTTCTGCAAACCATCTGCAGAAGCTGCGTTTATCTTTTCAACTAACAACACCGCTCGGGCACACATTTAAACCTCATCAG GTGTTCTTGAAGTTGAAGCATCAAAGCAAGGTTGAACATTTATTTGTGGTGCCTGGTTCTGCAAGGCAATTCAAAATTGTTCTA GACTTCCTGGGTTTGGTGGAGAAATTTTACTACCTTTCTGGAAGATATGACCTTGAGCTTGCAGTTGGTGATGCTGCAATG GAAAATTCATTTCTACGAGCTCTTGGTCAATTGGAGTTGGACCTGCCAGAGGCCCCAGAAAAAGCCCCACGTCCACCTGCGCAAGCTGTTGACCCATTTTCAAAATTTGGGCCGAAGGCAGAAATATCACACATATTCCGGGCACCAGAGAAGAGGCCACCCAAGGAACTCTCACTTGCATTCACGATTCTCACACTCCTGCCTTCTATCGGATTCTTGATTGGG CTCATGCGCCTTGGAGTGAACGTAAAGAACTTCCCGTCCTTGCCAGGACCGGCTGCATTTGCCTCGCTTTTCCATGCTGGAATAGGAGCAGTCCTGCTGCTATATGTTCTCTTCTGGGTCAAG CTGGATCTTTTCACAACTCTGAAGTACCTTGGCTTCCTCGCTGTCTTCCTTGTGTTTGTGGGCCATAGGACCTTATCGTACCTTTCCTCAGCGTCGACAAAACAGAAGACTGCATGA